The Bifidobacterium animalis subsp. animalis ATCC 25527 genome has a segment encoding these proteins:
- a CDS encoding C69 family dipeptidase, with protein sequence MSCTTLLVGRDASYDGSTIIARNEDSCNGEFDPKQFIIVKPQDQPRTYRAVISHVQIELPDDPLQYSSVPNADRKQGIWGEAGVNEANVAMSATETLTTNERVLGADPLVEYVPAQGKPGDADYEPEIAGGIGEEDFLTIVLPYVKTAREGVARLGALLEEYGTYEMNGVAFSDANEIWWLETVGGHHWIARRVPDDCYVTMPNQLGIDEFDIEDGTGEQVNYMCSADLLDFIEENHLDLAVEGSTPFSPRDAFGSHSDSDHVYNTPRAWYMQRYFNPLDEVWDGPDADHKPDSDDIPWCRQPDRKISMEDVKYILSSHYQETPFDPYGSRGDTASRTRFRPIGINRTNHLAVMQIRPYRPQVNRAVQWLAYGSNPFNAMVPFFPNVDDTPAYLRDTTTRVTSENFYWANRLIGVLCDAQFAETANAVETYQQKVGALGHAMVRAADEQVNRLGGAAVLEAASREREADAEFVEDELVEDVQPMSPDEIIAAVRNPEVREVLATANDDLARKLKKETEKLLDSALFTSSLAMKNHFAMSDN encoded by the coding sequence ATGAGCTGCACCACACTGCTAGTAGGCAGAGACGCGAGTTACGACGGGTCGACGATCATCGCGCGCAATGAAGACAGCTGCAACGGCGAATTCGACCCGAAGCAGTTCATCATTGTGAAGCCGCAGGACCAGCCGCGCACCTACCGCGCGGTGATCTCGCATGTGCAGATCGAGCTGCCCGACGACCCGCTGCAGTATTCGAGTGTGCCGAACGCGGACCGCAAGCAGGGAATCTGGGGCGAGGCCGGCGTGAATGAAGCGAACGTGGCGATGAGCGCCACCGAGACGCTCACGACGAACGAGCGCGTGCTCGGTGCCGACCCGCTCGTCGAGTATGTGCCAGCGCAAGGCAAGCCGGGCGACGCGGACTACGAGCCGGAGATCGCCGGCGGCATTGGCGAGGAGGACTTCCTCACCATCGTGCTGCCGTATGTCAAGACCGCGCGCGAGGGCGTCGCTCGCCTGGGTGCGCTGCTCGAGGAGTATGGCACGTACGAGATGAACGGTGTGGCGTTCAGCGATGCGAACGAGATCTGGTGGCTCGAGACCGTAGGTGGCCACCACTGGATCGCGCGCCGCGTGCCGGATGACTGCTATGTGACGATGCCGAATCAGCTCGGCATTGACGAGTTCGACATCGAAGACGGCACCGGCGAGCAGGTCAACTACATGTGCAGTGCCGATCTGCTCGACTTCATTGAGGAGAATCATCTCGATCTCGCGGTGGAGGGGTCCACGCCGTTCTCGCCGCGCGACGCGTTCGGCTCGCACTCCGACTCCGACCATGTGTACAACACGCCGCGCGCGTGGTATATGCAGCGCTATTTCAATCCGCTCGACGAGGTGTGGGACGGTCCGGATGCCGACCACAAGCCGGATTCCGACGACATTCCGTGGTGCCGCCAGCCCGACCGCAAGATCTCGATGGAAGATGTGAAGTACATTCTGAGCTCGCACTACCAGGAGACCCCGTTCGACCCGTATGGCTCGCGTGGTGACACGGCGTCGCGCACGCGCTTCCGCCCGATCGGCATCAACCGCACGAATCATCTGGCCGTCATGCAGATTCGCCCGTACCGCCCGCAGGTCAACCGCGCGGTGCAGTGGCTTGCCTATGGTTCGAATCCGTTCAACGCGATGGTCCCGTTCTTCCCGAACGTGGACGACACCCCGGCCTATCTGCGCGACACGACCACGCGCGTGACCTCGGAGAACTTCTACTGGGCGAACCGGCTGATCGGCGTGCTGTGTGACGCGCAGTTCGCCGAGACCGCGAACGCCGTGGAGACCTACCAGCAGAAAGTCGGCGCGCTCGGTCATGCCATGGTGCGTGCCGCCGATGAGCAGGTGAACCGCTTGGGTGGCGCCGCCGTGCTCGAGGCCGCGTCCCGTGAGCGCGAGGCCGATGCCGAATTCGTCGAAGACGAGCTCGTGGAAGACGTGCAGCCGATGAGCCCAGACGAGATCATCGCCGCCGTGCGCAACCCGGAGGTACGCGAGGTGCTGGCCACGGCGAACGACGATTTGGCGCGCAAACTCAAGAAGGAGACCGAGAAGCTGCTCGACTCCGCGCTGTTCACGTCGAGCCTCGCGATGAAGAACCACTTCGCGATGTCCGACAACTGA
- a CDS encoding formate--tetrahydrofolate ligase, with the protein MTLIENFTKPYGLVDKIDAFGYLDSLKNNPDAPRKQGKVVLVTADTPLKASRGEGKTTTTIALIDALNERGIDAAAVLRQPSMGITAAGSKGGASGGGKASLTHPELIDWGLCGEMGSIEAAQNLLVSFAEKAIDDGLLDTVLVPRVSEVPSRSLRQIAVDRGKGNVPERVVLTPTCELMQIVVLSRSMDEIADRVAHMIAGTKDGKPVIFGEFIDLWRITNMLTDAVKPAKTETVNGSPVYVHGGPFANVSIGIPTLVSVEMACALHDVVIVEAGYGADAGAQKWLDIACREYGAQWPSAAVVVTRATTWRDDPALQWRYPFHVDRLEKLGIPTFPLINLWEGEDDQIPALRETAEELGFRDPIVGNLFRDGGEALAPQLDAFVEAVSDEALPEQPKSFKGESLREKIEFVCGNAYGVPADRVVDKAGFAESEAEAERLCADAGIDFADLALVAVKSPATMTDNDAAPADERTVTLKKVEAHSGAGLVQVNLTTSLTTPMPKIV; encoded by the coding sequence GTGACGCTCATCGAGAACTTCACCAAGCCTTACGGATTGGTAGACAAGATCGACGCTTTCGGTTACCTCGACTCCCTGAAGAACAACCCCGACGCACCGCGTAAGCAGGGCAAGGTGGTGCTTGTGACGGCGGACACCCCGCTCAAGGCATCGCGCGGCGAGGGCAAGACCACCACGACAATCGCGCTCATCGACGCGCTCAACGAACGTGGCATCGATGCGGCCGCCGTTCTTCGCCAGCCGAGCATGGGCATCACCGCAGCCGGTTCGAAGGGCGGTGCCTCCGGCGGCGGCAAGGCGTCGCTCACGCATCCCGAGCTCATCGACTGGGGTCTGTGCGGCGAGATGGGGTCGATCGAGGCCGCGCAGAATCTGCTCGTCTCCTTCGCCGAGAAGGCTATTGACGACGGCCTGCTCGACACGGTGCTCGTGCCGCGCGTCTCCGAAGTGCCGTCGCGCTCGCTGCGCCAGATTGCCGTGGACCGCGGCAAGGGCAATGTTCCCGAGCGCGTGGTGCTCACACCGACCTGCGAGCTCATGCAGATCGTCGTGCTGTCGCGCTCGATGGACGAGATCGCAGACCGTGTGGCGCATATGATCGCCGGCACGAAGGACGGCAAGCCCGTGATCTTCGGCGAATTCATTGACTTGTGGCGCATCACGAACATGCTCACCGACGCCGTGAAGCCGGCGAAAACCGAGACCGTGAACGGCTCGCCGGTGTATGTGCACGGCGGCCCGTTCGCGAACGTTTCCATTGGCATTCCTACGCTTGTTTCCGTTGAGATGGCGTGCGCGCTGCACGACGTGGTGATCGTCGAGGCCGGCTACGGCGCCGACGCCGGCGCGCAGAAGTGGCTTGACATCGCATGCCGTGAATACGGCGCGCAGTGGCCGAGTGCCGCGGTTGTGGTGACTCGCGCGACCACTTGGCGCGACGATCCTGCCCTGCAGTGGCGCTACCCGTTCCATGTCGATCGCTTGGAGAAGCTCGGCATTCCCACCTTCCCGCTCATCAACCTGTGGGAGGGCGAGGATGACCAGATTCCCGCCCTGCGCGAGACTGCGGAGGAACTTGGCTTCCGTGACCCGATTGTGGGCAATCTGTTCCGCGATGGCGGCGAGGCGCTCGCACCGCAGCTCGATGCGTTCGTCGAGGCCGTTTCCGACGAGGCGCTGCCCGAGCAGCCGAAGAGCTTCAAGGGCGAGTCGTTGCGCGAGAAGATCGAGTTCGTGTGTGGCAATGCGTACGGTGTGCCGGCCGACCGTGTGGTCGACAAGGCCGGTTTCGCCGAGTCCGAGGCCGAGGCGGAGCGCCTGTGCGCCGACGCCGGCATCGACTTCGCCGATCTCGCCTTGGTGGCTGTGAAGTCGCCGGCCACGATGACCGACAACGACGCCGCCCCCGCCGACGAGCGCACCGTGACGCTCAAGAAGGTCGAGGCGCATTCGGGTGCCGGCCTCGTGCAGGTGAACCTGACCACGAGCCTGACCACCCCGATGCCGAAGATCGTCTGA
- a CDS encoding type II toxin-antitoxin system HicB family antitoxin, with product MKFTYPIVLEPEEEGGYTVTAPDLPGLVTFGNTLDEALAMAIDAASGWVLTELEDGKPAPEATPLHQVHTNDSKDLTTLILLDMDAYAERYGNRAVRKNVTIPAWLDTWASKAGVNYSHTLRNALESEYKRATAKA from the coding sequence GTGAAGTTTACATACCCCATCGTCTTGGAACCGGAAGAAGAAGGCGGCTATACAGTCACCGCGCCCGATCTACCGGGGCTCGTCACCTTCGGCAACACACTCGACGAAGCGCTTGCCATGGCCATCGACGCAGCTAGCGGGTGGGTGCTCACCGAGCTTGAAGACGGCAAACCAGCGCCCGAAGCGACACCGCTCCACCAGGTACACACCAATGATTCCAAGGATCTCACCACACTCATTCTGCTCGATATGGACGCATACGCCGAGCGATACGGCAACCGGGCCGTGCGAAAGAACGTAACCATTCCCGCATGGCTCGACACCTGGGCATCGAAGGCAGGCGTGAACTATTCGCACACGCTGCGCAATGCTTTGGAATCCGAGTACAAGCGCGCAACGGCGAAAGCATAG
- a CDS encoding type II toxin-antitoxin system HicA family toxin translates to MKTQVGSHRQYVHPAKSGKVTVPTHAGDLPPGTVRAIWK, encoded by the coding sequence GTGAAAACACAGGTGGGAAGTCACCGACAGTACGTTCACCCCGCCAAAAGCGGGAAAGTGACTGTGCCCACCCATGCCGGCGATCTACCTCCCGGCACCGTGCGCGCAATCTGGAAATAA
- a CDS encoding isopeptide-forming domain-containing fimbrial protein, protein MKKVWKGAAAVVAALSLGVTGFVGASSAYAAEAVAGACAEQPVAGRTCITVNSNNSHTYDVWQIFTGTHNADGTWSNLSWGAAAKKTGTASDEDLKTLEDALKDKTTDKEKVDALETLKDFVAITDNGTISGTKAGQVSAATPLTVDEGFYLLTDATANLNQKDAYSLLVALPASGATVEVTKKFDAPTVEKKVKDDEQDENNKDWNDSADYGLGEEVPFQLTATLGDRIADYDSYKLVFHDTLSAGLTAQTFKNNKVTGTINGKPIEFDVTTTGGNGSATTLTFTNADIKKVSGVTAADYAKDTKVIINYKATLNEHAVHGSAGNDNKVELEYSNNPDSDQTGTTKPDYAIVFTYKVVVDKVDGDNKPLAGAVFELTDADGNVIDVVTATDDTRFTFNHLDEGTYTLTEKTAPDSYQKIEPIIFVISAEHQTTTETGETHAKLTSLTANNNFTGNKEEGSVTKTVINTKNSQLPSTGGMGTVVLYTVGGLIVLIAGVGLAVALRRRQA, encoded by the coding sequence ATGAAGAAAGTATGGAAGGGCGCGGCTGCTGTTGTTGCAGCTCTCTCGCTCGGCGTCACCGGCTTCGTCGGCGCCTCCAGCGCCTATGCTGCCGAAGCTGTTGCTGGTGCTTGCGCAGAGCAGCCGGTTGCAGGACGGACTTGCATCACGGTTAACTCGAACAATAGCCACACTTATGATGTTTGGCAGATTTTCACCGGTACTCACAATGCTGACGGTACTTGGTCAAATCTCTCTTGGGGCGCTGCGGCCAAGAAGACCGGCACGGCTTCCGATGAAGACCTGAAGACCCTTGAGGACGCGCTCAAAGACAAGACGACCGATAAAGAGAAGGTTGATGCGCTCGAGACTCTGAAAGATTTTGTCGCTATTACCGATAATGGTACTATTTCTGGCACCAAGGCGGGTCAGGTTTCCGCGGCTACCCCGTTGACTGTCGATGAGGGCTTCTATCTCCTCACCGATGCTACCGCTAATCTGAACCAGAAAGACGCGTACAGCCTCTTGGTTGCGCTGCCTGCTTCTGGCGCCACGGTAGAGGTCACCAAGAAGTTCGACGCCCCGACTGTCGAGAAGAAGGTTAAGGACGACGAGCAGGATGAGAACAACAAGGATTGGAATGATTCTGCAGACTACGGTCTAGGTGAAGAAGTTCCGTTCCAGCTGACCGCCACCCTTGGCGATCGCATCGCTGACTATGATTCCTACAAGCTGGTGTTCCACGATACGCTGTCTGCAGGCTTGACGGCTCAGACCTTCAAGAATAATAAGGTTACCGGTACGATTAACGGTAAGCCGATTGAGTTTGATGTAACCACTACCGGTGGTAATGGTTCTGCGACCACTTTGACCTTCACTAATGCTGATATTAAGAAGGTTTCTGGTGTTACGGCTGCGGACTATGCAAAGGACACGAAGGTTATCATTAACTATAAGGCTACGTTGAACGAGCACGCTGTGCACGGCTCTGCCGGCAACGACAACAAGGTTGAGCTCGAGTACTCGAACAACCCTGATTCTGACCAGACTGGTACAACCAAGCCAGATTACGCAATTGTTTTCACCTACAAGGTTGTCGTGGATAAGGTTGACGGCGATAACAAGCCGCTTGCGGGCGCTGTCTTCGAGCTGACCGATGCTGACGGCAATGTCATCGATGTGGTGACTGCTACTGATGACACTCGCTTCACCTTCAACCATCTCGATGAAGGTACCTATACCCTCACTGAGAAGACTGCTCCGGACAGCTACCAGAAGATTGAGCCGATCATCTTTGTGATCTCGGCGGAGCATCAGACCACCACCGAGACTGGTGAAACCCACGCAAAGCTTACCAGCCTCACCGCTAACAATAACTTCACTGGCAACAAGGAAGAGGGCTCTGTGACTAAGACGGTCATCAACACCAAGAACTCCCAGCTCCCGTCGACCGGTGGCATGGGCACCGTTGTGCTCTACACCGTGGGCGGCCTGATCGTCCTGATCGCCGGTGTTGGTCTCGCAGTCGCTCTCCGTCGCCGCCAGGCCTGA
- a CDS encoding class C sortase, translated as MSKHTPAKQRSNLVSNLFITLFAVILLVGIGVLSYPTVADWWNRMHASRAVAGYVEQVKSMEPERRAAMLAEADKYNADLPNVADRWHLDDNAEQRERYERTLDITGTGIMGYLSIPKIGVQLPIYHGTDEAVLQIALGHLTGSSLPVGGETSHSVVSGHTGLPSAKLITDLDQLKKGDLFQYTVLDRTLTYEVDEINVVLPGEMDKLAIEPGADYSTLITCTPYGVNSHRLLVRGHRVPNPPAEQVAAHYDEPESMLWTAIAIGAGVLLVLLLLAIWLVRRRGKKRKAAQTLESASDNHGTEQRADSGTETTEHGNRT; from the coding sequence TTGAGCAAACACACGCCGGCGAAGCAACGCAGCAATCTGGTGAGCAATCTGTTCATCACATTGTTCGCCGTGATACTGCTCGTAGGCATCGGCGTGCTCTCATACCCCACCGTGGCGGACTGGTGGAACCGCATGCACGCCTCACGCGCCGTGGCCGGGTACGTCGAACAAGTCAAAAGCATGGAACCCGAACGGCGGGCGGCCATGCTCGCCGAAGCCGACAAATACAACGCCGACCTGCCGAACGTGGCCGACCGGTGGCACCTCGACGACAACGCCGAACAACGCGAACGGTACGAGCGCACGCTCGACATCACCGGCACCGGGATCATGGGCTACCTGTCGATCCCGAAAATTGGCGTGCAGCTGCCCATCTACCACGGCACCGACGAAGCCGTGTTGCAGATCGCGCTCGGGCACCTGACCGGCTCATCACTGCCAGTGGGCGGAGAGACCTCGCATTCCGTGGTCTCTGGGCACACCGGGCTGCCGAGTGCCAAGCTGATCACCGATCTGGACCAGCTCAAGAAGGGCGACCTGTTCCAGTACACCGTGCTCGACCGCACGCTGACCTACGAAGTGGACGAGATCAACGTCGTGCTGCCGGGCGAAATGGACAAGCTCGCCATTGAACCGGGGGCCGACTACTCGACGCTCATCACCTGCACGCCGTACGGGGTGAACTCGCACCGGCTGCTCGTGCGCGGGCACCGCGTGCCGAACCCGCCTGCGGAGCAGGTGGCCGCACACTACGATGAGCCCGAATCGATGCTGTGGACGGCCATCGCGATCGGGGCCGGGGTGCTGCTCGTGCTGTTGCTGCTGGCGATCTGGCTCGTGAGAAGGCGTGGGAAGAAGCGCAAAGCCGCCCAGACGCTCGAATCTGCAAGCGACAACCACGGAACAGAACAGCGAGCCGATTCCGGAACGGAAACAACGGAACACGGCAACAGAACTTGA
- a CDS encoding Cna B-type domain-containing protein, which yields MNIMQRSKRAGLVGTVCAVLAGLGLSGIIGASVPAAQAEETGSITVNFVVDKTDNKGNVVKDEAGENVKTAVAGATFKLYQIGEWNGAEGRYDPIGAFKDGVFNQIGIAGNDGGTITITQIMGATSSQLRGLAKTLHNYIQQTNGTGGNIEELKSGVTDANGTLKFDGLGRGLYLVDSPIHKVETTTAQGKKVTTSYEASYSLVALPDVNGDDPMNVTIHPKKNPATGLDPIHVKKVWKNDDPNTRPKSVKVSLWMEGHDTPLNSVELSAENNWAYVFDNLPVGDRYFVVEDNVPDGYHVFIDEDIINPETADFTITNSKPEKPTKPEQPTTPTTPTSQVTPGKSARTGADIAVVAIMAAAAIGIAGVLILEVRKARTRENK from the coding sequence ATGAACATCATGCAGCGCAGCAAGCGCGCAGGATTGGTCGGCACGGTATGCGCAGTGCTGGCCGGGCTCGGGCTCAGCGGCATCATCGGCGCAAGCGTGCCGGCCGCGCAGGCGGAGGAGACGGGGAGCATCACCGTCAACTTTGTTGTCGACAAAACCGACAACAAGGGCAATGTCGTAAAAGACGAGGCTGGCGAAAATGTGAAAACTGCGGTGGCGGGCGCTACGTTCAAGCTCTACCAAATCGGTGAATGGAACGGGGCGGAAGGGCGATATGACCCAATCGGCGCATTCAAGGACGGTGTCTTCAACCAGATCGGTATTGCGGGCAACGACGGTGGAACTATCACCATCACACAGATCATGGGCGCTACGTCCAGCCAGCTGCGAGGACTCGCAAAGACACTCCACAACTACATTCAGCAGACCAATGGCACCGGCGGAAACATCGAGGAGCTGAAAAGCGGAGTCACCGATGCAAATGGCACACTGAAGTTCGATGGTCTGGGACGCGGACTCTACCTCGTGGATTCGCCGATACATAAGGTGGAAACCACAACCGCACAGGGCAAGAAGGTCACCACCTCTTATGAAGCTTCCTATTCACTCGTGGCACTCCCCGATGTGAACGGCGATGATCCGATGAACGTTACCATCCATCCGAAGAAAAACCCCGCCACTGGTCTTGATCCTATTCACGTCAAGAAGGTGTGGAAGAACGACGATCCGAACACCCGCCCGAAGTCGGTGAAGGTGTCGCTGTGGATGGAAGGGCACGATACGCCATTGAACTCCGTGGAGCTGTCCGCAGAGAACAACTGGGCCTACGTATTCGATAATCTGCCTGTAGGTGACCGCTACTTCGTGGTGGAAGACAACGTGCCGGACGGGTACCACGTGTTCATCGACGAGGACATCATCAACCCAGAGACCGCCGATTTCACGATCACGAACTCGAAGCCTGAGAAGCCGACGAAACCGGAACAGCCGACCACTCCTACTACGCCTACATCTCAGGTGACGCCGGGCAAGTCGGCACGCACCGGTGCTGACATCGCGGTGGTGGCGATCATGGCTGCCGCGGCGATTGGCATCGCGGGGGTGCTCATTCTCGAGGTGCGCAAGGCGCGCACCCGCGAGAACAAGTAG
- a CDS encoding phenylpyruvate tautomerase MIF-related protein codes for MPVIHTHVSVPTTAEQRDALKTAFGQAIPAVPGKSEGWLMCLFESDVPMYFGGTNDAPVAYVEVNVFGSLVPKSAWQKLTPAIMDALQDTLQIPADRTYIRYTATPDWGWNGGNF; via the coding sequence ATGCCAGTCATTCACACGCACGTTTCCGTCCCCACCACCGCCGAGCAGCGCGACGCCCTCAAGACCGCGTTCGGCCAGGCCATCCCCGCTGTCCCAGGCAAGTCCGAGGGCTGGCTCATGTGCCTGTTCGAAAGCGACGTCCCCATGTACTTCGGCGGCACGAACGACGCCCCGGTCGCCTATGTCGAGGTGAACGTCTTCGGCAGCTTGGTCCCGAAGTCCGCGTGGCAGAAGCTCACGCCCGCGATCATGGACGCGCTGCAAGACACCTTGCAAATCCCCGCCGACCGCACCTACATCCGCTACACCGCCACCCCGGACTGGGGCTGGAACGGCGGCAATTTCTAA
- a CDS encoding DUF559 domain-containing protein produces the protein MIEPIKGVYCTDPVCTWFMLAQYVELDQLVALGDNILGRQNMLEKMYLHYRLCDFQDYIAQVREWSESADSGRKRAPRGIEKCEMAVVLMRERVDSPMETKVRLEVILAHDLPEPKINYVLTLPSGRTVYLDMAYPEWKICVEYDGKQHAKTWAEDAQRRNEIEAAGWGYVQVTTDDMRTRESRLECARRIASRIEERTHKPVLLFEEGYLIEEVAAMMEGKPLPPRKRRRRE, from the coding sequence ATGATAGAGCCAATCAAAGGAGTCTACTGCACTGATCCCGTGTGCACATGGTTCATGCTGGCGCAGTACGTCGAGTTGGATCAGCTGGTTGCCTTGGGAGACAACATACTCGGGCGCCAGAACATGCTGGAGAAAATGTATCTTCATTATCGCCTGTGCGATTTCCAAGACTACATCGCGCAGGTGCGCGAGTGGTCGGAATCTGCAGATAGTGGGCGAAAACGGGCGCCGCGTGGCATAGAGAAGTGCGAGATGGCGGTCGTGCTCATGCGGGAGCGCGTCGATTCGCCAATGGAGACGAAAGTGCGCCTGGAAGTGATCCTCGCACATGACCTGCCCGAGCCGAAAATCAACTATGTGCTCACATTGCCAAGCGGGCGCACGGTGTATTTGGATATGGCGTATCCGGAGTGGAAAATCTGCGTGGAGTACGACGGCAAGCAGCACGCGAAAACCTGGGCGGAAGATGCTCAGCGGCGCAACGAGATCGAGGCGGCCGGCTGGGGATACGTGCAGGTGACGACCGACGATATGCGCACGCGGGAGAGCAGACTGGAGTGCGCGCGGAGAATCGCGTCGCGTATAGAGGAGCGTACGCACAAGCCAGTGCTGTTGTTCGAAGAGGGGTACTTGATTGAAGAGGTGGCGGCGATGATGGAGGGCAAGCCTCTGCCGCCGAGGAAGCGGCGGAGGCGAGAGTGA
- a CDS encoding GtrA family protein, with protein MRKLIEQILKFGVVGAIAFVIDWGILNLLVGIFHMHNVIAGTISFTISLVFNYFASMKYVFKHRPDMARWMEMAIFLFSSLVGLFLNALIIWLSTYGMNRDAFITQHAEYLLRTNVGKLVATVIVAIWNFIIRKWLLDDTHTNAMNRLRRKGNVLSEEELEAKWEKSFSHRLGMWSIEHTPKGWE; from the coding sequence GTGCGCAAACTCATTGAACAGATCCTCAAATTCGGCGTCGTCGGAGCCATCGCCTTCGTCATAGACTGGGGCATCCTCAATCTGCTCGTCGGCATCTTCCACATGCATAACGTAATCGCCGGCACCATTTCGTTCACGATCTCGCTGGTGTTCAACTATTTCGCGAGCATGAAATACGTGTTCAAACACCGCCCCGACATGGCGCGTTGGATGGAGATGGCCATCTTCCTGTTCTCCTCGCTGGTCGGACTGTTCCTCAACGCGCTGATCATCTGGCTCTCCACCTACGGCATGAACCGCGACGCGTTCATCACCCAGCACGCCGAGTATCTGCTGCGCACGAACGTCGGCAAGCTCGTCGCCACGGTGATCGTGGCAATCTGGAATTTCATCATTCGCAAGTGGCTGCTCGACGACACGCACACGAACGCCATGAACAGACTCCGCCGCAAAGGCAACGTACTTTCCGAGGAGGAGCTTGAGGCGAAGTGGGAGAAGAGTTTCTCGCACCGCTTGGGCATGTGGAGCATCGAGCATACGCCCAAAGGCTGGGAATAG
- a CDS encoding histidine phosphatase family protein, which translates to MPATTINFVRHGKVYNPDHLLYERLPNFHLSERGRRMAQATGRYIAQSPQLNTAVAVYSSPLDRTRETADAILIELNALRAERGQEQLELLTDKRLIEAGNEFRGTRIGHGEGALWKPRNLKLVRNLWTPSWGESYRSIAARVQDFALEKVREYPGEQIVVVTHESPIWSYRHMLETGRPEHNMLLRKTALASVTSITYDSETGKVLSITYADPAKHVD; encoded by the coding sequence ATGCCAGCCACCACCATCAATTTCGTGCGTCACGGCAAGGTGTACAACCCAGACCATTTGCTGTATGAGCGACTCCCGAACTTCCACCTCTCCGAGCGCGGTCGACGCATGGCGCAGGCGACCGGCAGGTATATCGCACAGAGTCCGCAGTTGAACACGGCGGTGGCGGTCTACTCGTCGCCGCTCGACCGCACCCGCGAGACGGCGGACGCCATCCTGATCGAGCTGAACGCATTGCGCGCCGAACGCGGGCAGGAACAGCTCGAACTGCTCACCGACAAACGACTCATCGAAGCGGGCAACGAATTCCGCGGCACGCGCATCGGGCATGGCGAGGGCGCACTGTGGAAGCCGCGGAATCTCAAGCTCGTGCGCAATCTGTGGACGCCAAGCTGGGGCGAGAGCTACCGTTCGATCGCCGCTCGCGTGCAGGACTTCGCACTCGAAAAGGTGCGCGAATACCCCGGTGAGCAGATTGTGGTCGTCACGCATGAGTCGCCGATCTGGTCGTACCGTCACATGCTCGAGACCGGCCGCCCCGAGCACAACATGCTGCTGCGCAAGACCGCGCTGGCGTCCGTCACCTCGATCACCTACGATTCCGAGACCGGCAAGGTGCTCTCGATCACCTACGCCGACCCCGCGAAACATGTCGACTAA